GAGACGGTCACCCCCACCACCCGGGGCCAGACCAGGTAGATCATCGGATCCAATCCCAGGGAATCGAGGAGCCTGATCTCCCCGGAAACGCTCATCGACCCCAGCTCCGTGGCGATGGCGGTCCCGCTGCGGCCGATGACGATGAAGTTGACCAGCAGGGGCCCCAGTTCCCGGATCAGAACCGCCACCAGAATCGGTCCCAGCAGGGCCGACTGGCCCACCCGGGTCAACCAGAGCTGCGCCTGCACCACCACCGAAACCCCGATCAGCAGCGCGATGAAGATGACGAACCGGGAAGCTTCCACTCCGGTGAAGAGGATCTGGCGCGCCAGGACGTCCCGGACGGTCCGTTTCCAGGTTTCGCGGCGGCGGCTTACCAGAAAAACGGTAAGCGCCGTCGCCGCCAGATCGCGCAGATAGCATACCCGGGAAATGGCGGAGACGCCCATTGCTGTCAGTATTCTTCTCATATTCGCTTTCCGCCAAGAATTCTCTGGAAATTATACCCGTTCCCTGAGACGATTTTTTACTAAATTTATTCGCCGCGAAGAAGGTGAGCAGATGCAGTTGGGTCATATGAACTCCCCGTTCTTCCCCCTCGACGAGGAATTCCGGTTCGCGGCCGGCGCCGGGTTCGATTTTCTGGAATTGACCATCGAACCGCCGGCCACCCCGATCGAGGAGCTGGACGCCGGAACCATCCTGGAACTTTCCCGGGAGCACTCCCTGCCGGTTCCGGTCGGCCATAACTCCTGGTACATCCCCTATGCCAACCCCCTGACCTCCGTTCGGGAGGCCTGTCTTCCCTACCTGGAAGCCTGTTTCGACCTCTGCCGGGACGTGGGAATCGACCGGATCAACGTGCATACCAACCTTTCCTATTCGAGCAAACTGCTGAAAGAGGTGATCCGCGCCCACGTCGAATTCCTCACCCTGGCGGCGGCGGCGGCCGGGGCCAGGGACATCCGGCTGATGCTGGAACCGGTCGGGAGCAGGTACGACACCTTCGAGACCATATCCCTGATCCTGGACAGCGTCGAAAACCTCCACCTGCACCTCGACCTCGGACACGCCAACATCACCGAGCCCGACGGGGGCGCGGCCCTGATCGCCCGTTACGGCCCCCGGCTCCTCCACGTCCATGTCTCCGACAACCGGGGGGACGACGATCAGCACCTGCCGCTGGGATGCGGGAGCCTGGAACTGGACCGGATCCTCGGCGCCCTGCGCGAGGCCGGCTACGACGGCACCTTTACCCTGGAGATATTCGCCTCCGACCGCGATTACCTGCTCATGAGCCGCGACATCTTCCTGGCCGCCTGGGAGAAAACCGAAGACTGAACCGAGCCGCCGATAAGGAGAAACCGATGAAGAAGATCTGGATGCTGCTCCCGGCCGCCCTGCTTTCCCTGGCTTCCGCCGGCGACGGCGAAGAGGCCGGGCCACCGTCAACACCGGAGGAAACCGTGAACCGACCCGCCCCGATAACCGCCGTCATCGAGACCGGCAGAGGACCGATTCACCTTGTGCTCTTCGCCGACCAGGCTCCCCTGACCGTAGCCAACTTCGTCAACCTGGCCCGGCGCGGATTTTACGACGGGGGCTCGTTCCACCGCGTCATCGACAATTTCATGATCCAGGGGGGGTGTCCGCTGGGAACCGGCAGCGGCGGCCCCGGGTATACCTTCGCCGACGAATTCTCGCCCGATCTGCGCCACGACCGCCCCGGCGTCCTTTCCATGGCCAACCGGGGCCCCGGCACCAACGGGAGCCAGTTTTTCATCACTCACACCGCCACCCCCTGGCTGGACGGGAAACACACCGTTTTCGGGCGGGTGGCGGGCCCGGAAGATCAGGCGGTGGTCGATGCCGTCCGCAAGGGCGATCGGATCGTCTCCATCCGCATCGACGGCGACTGCGGCGAGCTGATGGAAAAAATGGCCCCGCAGATCGAGAACTGGAACCGGATTCTCGATGCCGTCCGGCCCCCGGCGCCGGGCGATTGAGGAGACCGGGGCGGCGTTGAGGGCCCGGGCGGCAATCGCAGGTATGGTTGCGGCCGCGGTCTGGACCGGACCGGCTCCCCTTTTCGCCGCCAAGCTCAACATCGTCAACCACTACAGCCCGGAAAACAAAAACCGGGAAAAACGGCCTTCGACCGACTATATCATCCTCCACACCACCGAAGGGGCGACCGCCGGGTCCCTGAAGAAAGTCACCCGCAACGGAGAGACGCACTACTTCGTCGACCCCGCCGGGAAAGTCTACCGGATCATCCAGAGAGACCGGATCGCTCTCCATGCCGGGCGGAGCATGTGGAACGGGAGGGCCAACCTCGACGACGTCTCCCTCGGAATCGAGGTGGTCGGCTACCACAACCGCGACCTGACCGCGGCTCAATACGTCGCCCTGAAAGAGCTGCTCCGCCAGCTCCGGAACATCTACCGGATCCCCGACGAGAGGGTCCTCACCCACTCCATGGTCGCTTACGGCCTGCCCAACCGTTGGCACGCGACCTCCCACCGGGGGCGTAAGCGGTGCGGGATGCTCTTCGCCCGCAAAGACGTACGGGTCAAACTCGGCATCGAACGGGCGCCCGACTGCGATCCCGACGTCCGCGCCGGGCGGCTCACGGTCGGCGACCCCTACCTGGCCCGGGTCCTGTACGGCTCCCCCCGGACCCAGGAAGAGGCGCTCAGCCGCTTCGTCGGCGCCGACGCCCAGACCATAGCCAAGGGCCGCAGCGCCTGGGACGTCGCCCGCGACCAGTACAACTCCCCCCAGACCGTCTATATTTTCCCCGACGGAAAGGTCCTGCGGGGGAACGAGATCGTCGCCTGGGGCTCGATCCCGGCCGGGACCCGGGTGATCCTTTCCGACAACCAGCGCGACAACCCTCCCGAAACGATCCGGATCCTGGGGAGGGACGGGTCCACCGCCGCCGAAATCGCGGGGGGCGAATACGCTTCGGCTTCCACTCTCTACCTCTACCCCGACGGCCGCTACCGGTTGGGGAACGATCTGACCGCCGGCGATTTCAAGACGCTCCCCGTCAACACCAGGATACTGCTGGGATATTCGGTCGCGGGCAAGGTCACTCCCGAAACCAGCGCCTTCGACATCTGCGGCCCCGATTGGAACCTGCCCGCCACCATCTACTTTCTGCCCGACGGACGTCTCCTGCCCGGCAACGAGATCGGCGAAAAGAGCATCCCCCGGGAAACGACCGTCTTCACGCGCCGGTGAAACGGCGTCCCGATAAGAACGGCAACGGCCGGCGCGAGGCCGGATCCGACCGGAACGCCTACCTCAAAGCTCACCGCTGCCCCCGGGGGGAACTGGGCCGAACGGTCGCCCGGCGGATGAACCGGCACCATGCCCCGTTGCGGGCCTGGGGGCTGGCCCGCTTCGCTCCTCCGCCCGGGGCTCTGGTCCTGGACATCGGCTGCGGCGGCGGCGCGACCGCCCGCGACATTCTGAGGCGCCCGGAAAACTACTCGGTGATCGGGATCGATCTTTCCGAGGACATGGCCCGGTATTCCCGGCGTCGCAACCCCGGGCGCGGGCGCGCCGCTTTCGTGGCCGCGGCCGCGGACGGGCTCCCCTTCCCCTCCGGCGCTTTCGCCGCGGTCACGGCCTTCGAGACCACGTACTTCTGGGCCGATCTGGTCGAAGCGGCCGCCGAAATCGGAAGGGTGCTGGCCCCCGGCGGAACCCTGCTCATCGTCAACGAACTCTACCTCCACCCGAAATTTTCGGCCGGGGACCGCGAACTGACCGAGCTGATCGGAATGGAGGTATGCACGCCGGAACGGTACCGCTCTCTCCTGGAGAAAGCGGGGTTGACGGTCCTGGGGACGTTTTTCGCCGATTCCGCCCCCTGGATCGCCCTGGTCGCCGGACGCGGCGGAGACGCCGCTTGAACTCTTCCCACGTCCTCTCCTTCGACCCGGAACCGGGCGACGGTGACTGTTGCCGGGGTTGCGACGCCTGCTGCCGGTGGGAAGGGACGGTGTTCTTCCCCCCGGAGAATCTCCCCGGCATAGCCCGATGGCTGGGGATGGACGAACGGGAATGCGCCGAAACCTACTTCGAGCCGGCGCCGGACCGGCGACGCCTCCAGGCGGTCGAAACCGCCGACGGGCGGTGCCCTTTTCTCGGCGCCGACGGCTGCCGCATCTACCCCTTGCGGCCCCCGGCCTGCCGGAGTTTCCCCTACCGTTGGCAGCGCCCGGAACCCGAGCTGATGCGCCAATGCCGCCTCTGGAGAACCCTGCTCTGGCGGGCGGCCCGACGCGGAGACCGCCCCCGGACTTGACACGAGTTCCCCGCACCAACGGATCGTTTCCGGAGCGGGCGTAGGTCGTTAATTGCCGGAGAGGGGGATATCGTCCTCGTGTCCGTAATATACCCTGGTGAAACCCGGGAGATTCCACAAACCGGCCGACGGGCGAAAAATGCCCAAGGTTTTCGCCGCCCCGCCGTAATAGGCCGGAACCGGAACGTCACCTTCCCGGGAAAAATACCTCCGGGTAACCCCTTTGAGGACCCATAAACCATTTGTTCGTCTGAGGATCGCCGGTTCGGCCGTGCCGTCCCCGTCGTAATCCCCGGGGAGGGGAATATCACCGTCCTTTCCGAAGAAAGCGCCGGTGATATTCCGGATGAGCCATAACCCTTCCGGCGGGCTGAACACCGCCGGATCGGCGGTACCGTCCCCGTTATAATCGGCGGAAACGGGTAAATCTCCCTCTTCTCCCCAATAAATCCTCGAAATATCCGCGATGAACCACAAGCCGTTTTTCGACCTGAACACGGCCACATCGGTCGTGCCGTCCCCGTCGTAATCCCCGGGAACGGGAAGATCGGAGTCGATCCCCAAATACCTCGCGGTAATGCCCCTGATCCTCCACATGCCCGTCGAGGGCCGTCTCAAAGCCAGGTCGGTCGTGCCGTCTCCGTTATAATCGCCCGAGGCGGGCAAATCCCCCGGTCGACCGAAATAAACCCGGGTAATGTCTCTCAATAACCACAACCTCTGCTCCGCCCTGAATACACCGATATCGTCGGAACCGTCGCCGTCATAATCCTGGCCGTCAAGAACGAGTCGTTCGAGGACCGGTACCGGGGTCACGGCAACCGTGGGTGTCGCCGAGGGAGCGGGAGTAGAACTGGGCGTCGAACTGGGAACGGCCGTGGGTGTCGCCGATGAAGAAGGAGTAACCGAAGGCGTCGGGGTCTTACGGGCGGTGGGGGTGGTCGAAGGCGTTGGGGTAGCGCTGGGCGTCGAACTGGGAACGGCCGTGGGCGAACCGGTCGGGGCGTGCGTCGGCGAAGGAGCCGGGGAAGGAGTCGTATGGAAGATTTGAAACTGATCGAAAACGACGGAGTCGGTGTCGATCGCCCAGCAGTTCAATTCATGGCCGTCGATTTCCACCAGCATGTGTTCGTGGGTCATTCGGGTGAAAATCGTCCAATCGGTGATTTCTCCGGTCCTGTCATTCAGCCTCGATCCTCCCCCACCGGTAATAATGTGGCAAACCCCGTCCTTGAGGCTCCTTTCGTATTCGTGGATATGTCCGGAAAATACGATATCGACCCCGTGCTCTTCCAGGATCGGGCAGACGTCGTTGATGACCGTGGCGGAGTAGGTGCCCCCCGAAGACCAGCCGGGGATATGAAAAAAGACGAATTTCCACTCGCGGTCGGTGGAACTGACATCATTTACAAACCAGTTCCATTGCCCATGGTCTTTGTCCAACTCCAAGCCGTTGTTCTCCAGAATGGTGAAATGAGCATTGCCGTAGTCGAAACTGTAGTAATACTCATCCCAACCGTTCTCGGGCAGATGGAAGATATCAAGGTACAACTGTGGTTTATGGTTAGCCCAACCTTCATCTACATAGTC
The sequence above is drawn from the bacterium genome and encodes:
- a CDS encoding sugar phosphate isomerase/epimerase, whose product is MNSPFFPLDEEFRFAAGAGFDFLELTIEPPATPIEELDAGTILELSREHSLPVPVGHNSWYIPYANPLTSVREACLPYLEACFDLCRDVGIDRINVHTNLSYSSKLLKEVIRAHVEFLTLAAAAAGARDIRLMLEPVGSRYDTFETISLILDSVENLHLHLDLGHANITEPDGGAALIARYGPRLLHVHVSDNRGDDDQHLPLGCGSLELDRILGALREAGYDGTFTLEIFASDRDYLLMSRDIFLAAWEKTED
- a CDS encoding metallophosphoesterase, whose product is MTTDSVWVCWWTNYTVSNGLVEWGLQSATSFAWQTAAEVTIFNYQTAFADPPMVRCEALLDNLNAETRYYYRASADGVSMGDVHSFTTFSATSTKFRFAVAADTTMDWTEYISRWPYVAGQIMEDDPSFYLVVGDIVDSGPVIRQYEKFFSEQTDLCKDYCLWPVLGNHEWTDYVDEGWANHKPQLYLDIFHLPENGWDEYYYSFDYGNAHFTILENNGLELDKDHGQWNWFVNDVSSTDREWKFVFFHIPGWSSGGTYSATVINDVCPILEEHGVDIVFSGHIHEYERSLKDGVCHIITGGGGSRLNDRTGEITDWTIFTRMTHEHMLVEIDGHELNCWAIDTDSVVFDQFQIFHTTPSPAPSPTHAPTGSPTAVPSSTPSATPTPSTTPTARKTPTPSVTPSSSATPTAVPSSTPSSTPAPSATPTVAVTPVPVLERLVLDGQDYDGDGSDDIGVFRAEQRLWLLRDITRVYFGRPGDLPASGDYNGDGTTDLALRRPSTGMWRIRGITARYLGIDSDLPVPGDYDGDGTTDVAVFRSKNGLWFIADISRIYWGEEGDLPVSADYNGDGTADPAVFSPPEGLWLIRNITGAFFGKDGDIPLPGDYDGDGTAEPAILRRTNGLWVLKGVTRRYFSREGDVPVPAYYGGAAKTLGIFRPSAGLWNLPGFTRVYYGHEDDIPLSGN
- a CDS encoding peptidylprolyl isomerase, producing MKKIWMLLPAALLSLASAGDGEEAGPPSTPEETVNRPAPITAVIETGRGPIHLVLFADQAPLTVANFVNLARRGFYDGGSFHRVIDNFMIQGGCPLGTGSGGPGYTFADEFSPDLRHDRPGVLSMANRGPGTNGSQFFITHTATPWLDGKHTVFGRVAGPEDQAVVDAVRKGDRIVSIRIDGDCGELMEKMAPQIENWNRILDAVRPPAPGD
- a CDS encoding class I SAM-dependent methyltransferase, which encodes MKRRPDKNGNGRREAGSDRNAYLKAHRCPRGELGRTVARRMNRHHAPLRAWGLARFAPPPGALVLDIGCGGGATARDILRRPENYSVIGIDLSEDMARYSRRRNPGRGRAAFVAAAADGLPFPSGAFAAVTAFETTYFWADLVEAAAEIGRVLAPGGTLLIVNELYLHPKFSAGDRELTELIGMEVCTPERYRSLLEKAGLTVLGTFFADSAPWIALVAGRGGDAA
- a CDS encoding ABC transporter permease, yielding MRRILTAMGVSAISRVCYLRDLAATALTVFLVSRRRETWKRTVRDVLARQILFTGVEASRFVIFIALLIGVSVVVQAQLWLTRVGQSALLGPILVAVLIRELGPLLVNFIVIGRSGTAIATELGSMSVSGEIRLLDSLGLDPMIYLVWPRVVGVTVSVFCLSVLFVAFSFVSGFVSGLFLGGGQESPLVFARSVFKAITPADVTNFISKSFFPGVLTGTICCLEGMSATSRHEIPIFATRAVVKSVTALFLTMAVISVLTYA
- a CDS encoding YkgJ family cysteine cluster protein; its protein translation is MNSSHVLSFDPEPGDGDCCRGCDACCRWEGTVFFPPENLPGIARWLGMDERECAETYFEPAPDRRRLQAVETADGRCPFLGADGCRIYPLRPPACRSFPYRWQRPEPELMRQCRLWRTLLWRAARRGDRPRT
- a CDS encoding N-acetylmuramoyl-L-alanine amidase encodes the protein MPSGPRRRAIEETGAALRARAAIAGMVAAAVWTGPAPLFAAKLNIVNHYSPENKNREKRPSTDYIILHTTEGATAGSLKKVTRNGETHYFVDPAGKVYRIIQRDRIALHAGRSMWNGRANLDDVSLGIEVVGYHNRDLTAAQYVALKELLRQLRNIYRIPDERVLTHSMVAYGLPNRWHATSHRGRKRCGMLFARKDVRVKLGIERAPDCDPDVRAGRLTVGDPYLARVLYGSPRTQEEALSRFVGADAQTIAKGRSAWDVARDQYNSPQTVYIFPDGKVLRGNEIVAWGSIPAGTRVILSDNQRDNPPETIRILGRDGSTAAEIAGGEYASASTLYLYPDGRYRLGNDLTAGDFKTLPVNTRILLGYSVAGKVTPETSAFDICGPDWNLPATIYFLPDGRLLPGNEIGEKSIPRETTVFTRR